The proteins below come from a single Benincasa hispida cultivar B227 chromosome 4, ASM972705v1, whole genome shotgun sequence genomic window:
- the LOC120075517 gene encoding E3 ubiquitin-protein ligase SHPRH isoform X1 produces the protein MGRRKQRQPHRSGGIRFEDRGDPKTQIDINGAVESSDIKVAEVNEPIFVEVDRTGWNSNEHHDISEVFLMDVRLEHPFVDFRLDKSFCENSRYSLRFRLCNVNGSLLDRIKFGHWPVLSSNDILLELIERDMEEDMKACSVVLSGNFDGPDEAISGLVHLANLKFATLRPVEGVSVSQNTGSLRLRVEILSSAFAACESIFDNGRQLWKKSMMNTIAWLRPEVVLSEVKYGVVKSTNMDTSLHHGTGDDTSNSRKHVNFDTVAFYDAIKPSKDEPMLDEDIPNLLPKLRQYQRRAAYWMVQREKGFSGNLGVGENVQLISPLCMALKCVDTCSRVFYNPFSGNLTLNAEQTLPHVYGGILADEMGLGKTIELLACILSHQMSVFEGGKGFHDELQQPVEDQRTEFKRLKRERVECLCGAVSENHRYKGLWVQCDICDAWQHADCVGYSPKGRILKPIDTEGGNCRKEKRNNRNTLNVIVRAEEHVCTPCLELMQATDSPMATGATLIVCPAPILFQWQAEILRHTHPGSIKLLVYEGVRDTSLLSTLSVQINDLINSDIVLTSYDVLKEDLSHDSDRHEGDRRFMRFQKRYPVIPTPLTRIFWWRICLDEGQMVESNATAATEMASRLYASHRWCITGTPIQRKLEDLYGLLRFVKASPFNVHRWWVEVIRDPYERRDPGAMEFTHKFFKQIMWRSLKIHVTDELQLPPQEEQVTWLTFSPIEEHFYQRQHETCVSYAREVIQGLKDDFVKKKVPDCISSDIPSDLLINHADAGKLLSTLLKLRQACCHPQVGSSGLRSLQQSPMTMEEILMVLVSKTKIEGEEALRRSVVALNALAGIAIIEKKFSEAFSLYKEALELAEENNEDFRLDPLLSIHIHHNLAEILPLAVDQSQSRLKDQFCPRTSEVKAARMDDSEKYDNHVHVMKKQKVSETLYAPCSEDNTGKMIDRPLELTRKDTNTKKEENCEPHLSSSYFDDISIRKACEAMRQKYLAVFSSKLSVAQQEFTKSYMQVGSELKDRGNLNHVWWLEAVHHAEQNKDFSHELIRKVEEAVSGNLNNSKSRVGSRFRSINALKYHVQSGLDLLEASRKVVLDRLLEIDQTMENPKEEDIERVRYCRNCQADSNGPPCVLCELDDLFQEYEARLFRLNKVQGGMVTSVEEAVEAQKKKSALNRFYWSLLQQNKNSSSSRVGYEEPNKRDVGEKVMVSKHPSELEVVLGVIKNFCKTQLGKESIAAANKQLHLLEYMRKEYGHARSLAIAQAQVLNAHDEIKMATTRLCLRDDDDSSAYAISEHELPAASVQYSSDKFMSLAMLARVKGKLRYLKGLVQSKQNIPLDSSSNLALTQQPATMSTSMEQKSENTSKADEESCPVCQEKLSNQKMVFQCGHITCCKCLFAMTEKTLHGSKIQTKWVMCPTCRQHTDFGNIAYADDSKNETLDPSTLHETSREHELSITVQGSYGTKVEAVVRRILWIKYTDSKAKVLVFSSWNDVLDVLQYAFAANSITFIRMKGGRQSHTAISEFRGQKINAKENQKKRPSGKVPELRSAQVLLLLIQHGANGLNLLEAQHVVLVEPLLNPAAEAQAISRVHRIGQKNKTFVHRFIVKDTVEESIYKLNRSRESSSFITGNTKNQDQPLLTLKEVESLFASKASPLRENDEKGSETLRHLAPSMAATIAAERRLKVHTT, from the exons ATGGGTAGAAGGAAGCAGAGGCAACCTCATCGCTCTGGTGGAATAAGATTTGAAGATCGGGGGGATCCCAAGACACAGATTGATATTAATGGGGCTGTGGAATCGTCAGACATCAAAGTTGCTGAGGTTAACGAGCCCATTTTTGTTGAAGTTGATCGAACTGGATGGAATTCCAATGAGCACCATGATATTTCTGAAGTTTTTCTAATGGATGTAAGGTTAGAACACCCTTTTGTCGATTTTCGCTTGGATAAAAGTTTTTGTGAGAACTCGAGATACTCATTAAGGTTTCGGTTGTGCAATGTAAATGGATCGCTTCTTGATCGTATTAAGTTTGGGCATTGGCCAGTTTTATCTTCAAATGATATATTATTGGAACTCATTGAGAGAGACATGGAGGAAGATATGAAAGCTTGCTCGGTGGTGTTATCAGGTAATTTTGATGGACCTGATGAGGCCATTTCTGGCCTTGTTCATCTTGCAAATTTGAAGTTTGCGACATTGAGGCCAGTTGAGGGTGTTTCCGTTTCCCAAAATACAGGATCTCTCAGGTTGAGGGTGGAAATACTATCGAGTGCTTTTGCCGCTTGTGAGTCAATATTTGATAATGGCAGGCAGTTGTGGAAAAAGAGTATGATGAATACCATTGCTTGGTTGCGCCCTGAAGTAGTATTATCTGAGGTCAAGTATGGAGTTGTTAAATCCACTAATATGGACACTAGTTTGCATCATGGGACAGGGGATGACACGTCCAACTCTAGGAAACATGTAAATTTTGATACTGTTGCCTTTTATGATGCCATTAAGCCATCCAA AGATGAACCCATGCTTGATGAAGACATACCCAATTTGCTTCCGAAACTAAGACAATATCAGCGTCGTGCAGCCTACTGGATGGTACAGCGGGAGAAAGGATTTTCTGGAAATTTAGGTGTGGGGGAAAATGTCCAACTTATTTCTCCCCTGTGTATGGCCCTGAAATGTGTTGACACTTGTTCAAGAGTGTTCTACAATCCTTTCAG TGGAAATCTTACTTTGAATGCAGAGCAAACTTTGCCGCATGTTTATGGGGGCATTCTAGCTG ATGAGATGGGTCTAGGAAAAACAATTGAACTACTGGCATGCATACTTTCTCATCAAATGTCAGTGTTTGAAGGTGGAAAAGGTTTTCATGATGAATTGCAACAGCCTGTTGAAGATCAGAGAACCGAatttaaaagattgaaaaggGAGCGTGTTGAGTGTCTGTGTGGAGCTGTTAGTGAAAATCACAGATACAAAGGGTTATGGGTGCAATGTGATATTTGTGATGCATGGCAACATGCTGACTGCGTTGGTTATTCACCTAAAGGAAGAATTCTCAAACCCATTGACACCGAGGGTGGGAACTgtagaaaggaaaagagaaataatAGGAATACATTGAATGTAATTGTGAGAGCTGAGGAACATGTTTGTACGCCTTGCTTAGAGCTGATGCAGGCTACCGATTCCCCAATGGCTACAGGTGCAACTCTAATTGTCTGTCCTGCTCCCATATTATTCCAGTGGCAAGCTGAGATTTTACG TCATACTCATCCAGGTTCAATAAAACTACTTGTCTACGAAGGAGTGAGGGATACTTCTCTTTTAAGCACATTGTCTGTGCAGATTAATGATCTCATCAATTCTGATATAGTCTTAACATCCTATGATGTGCTTAAAGAAGACCTATCGCATGATTCTGATCGGCACGAAGGTGATCGTCGCTTCATGAGATTCCAGAAGAG GTACCCTGTTATCCCTACTCCTCTCACTAGGATCTTTTGGTGGAGGATTTGTTTGGATGAGGGACAAATGGTAGAGAGCAATGCTACTGCTGCTACTGAAATGGCTTCACGACTTTATGCTAGTCACCGGTGGTGCATCACAGGGACTCCCATACAAAGGAAACTTGAAGATTTATATGGACTATTGCGATTTGTCAAAGCAAGTCCATTTAATGTTCATAGATGGTGGGTTGAAGTTATAAGAGATCCATATGAG AGGAGGGATCCTGGTGCTATGGAATTCACACACAAATTCTTTAAGCAAATCATGTGGCGTTCTTTGAAAATACATGTTACAGATGAATTGCAGCTACCTCCCCAGGAGGAACAAGTCACTTGGCTAACGTTTTCACCAATTGAAGAGCATTTTTACCAGAGGCAGCATGAAACTTGTGTGAGTTATGCCCGTGAAGTTATTCAAGGTTTGAAAGATGATTTTGTCAAAAAGAAAGTCCCAG ATTGCATCTCTTCTGATATTCCATCTGATCTTCTTATCAACCATGCGGATGCTGGAAAACTGCTGAGCACACTTTTGAAGCTTCGCCAAGCTTGCTGTCACCCACAAGTAGGAAGTTCGGGACTGCGGTCATTGCAACAATCCCCAATGACAATGGAGGAAATATTGATG GTCCTTGTTAGTAAGACCAAGATAGAAGGAGAGGAAGCTCTGAGGAGATCAGTTGTTGCTTTAAATGCACTTGCTGGAATAGCTATTATTGAGAAGAAATTTTCTGAAGCCTTCTCGCTATATAAAGAAGCTCTAGAATTGGCAGAGGAGAACAATGAAGATTTTCGCTTAGATCCTCTATTGAGCATTCACATCCATCACAATCTTGCTGAGATACTTCCATTAGCTGTGGACCAGTCACAATCTCGTTTAAAAGATCAATTTTGTCCAAGGACTAGCGAAGTGAAGGCAGCCAGGATGGATGACTCTGAAAAGTATGATAATCATGTTCATGTCATGAAGAAACAAAAAGTTAGTGAGACCCTGTATGCTCCTTGTAGTGAAGATAATACAGGGAAGATGATAGACCGTCCTCTTGAGCTGACAAGAAAAGATACAAACaccaaaaaggaagaaaattgtgAGCCTCATCTGTCAAGTAGTTACTTCGATGATATCTCTATAAGAAAAGCATGTGAGGCTATGAGGCAGAAATATCTAGCTGTCTTTTCCTCAAAGCTCTCTGTTGCCCAGCAAGAGTTCACAAAGTCCTATATGCAG GTTGGAAGTGAACTCAAAGACAGGGGAAATCTTAACCACGTTTGGTGGTTGGAAGCAGTTCACCATGCTGAACAGAATAAGGACTTCTCTCACGAGTTGATAAGAAAGGTTGAAGAGGCTGTATCTGGAAACCTTAACAACTCAAAATCTAGAGTTGGATCGCG TTTCCGCAGCATTAATGCTTTGAAGTATCATGTCCAGAGTGGTTTGGACCTTTTGGAAGCTTCTAGGAAAGTTGTGCTTGATCGACTTTTAGAAATTGATCAGACCATGGAAAATCCAAAAGAAGAAGATATTGAACGTGTTAGGTACTGTCGAAATTGTCAAGCAGACAGTAACGGACCACCTTGTGTTCTTTGTGAACTAGATGATCTATTTCAG GAATATGAGGCTAGGCTTTTCCGCCTTAATAAAGTACAAGGAGGAATGGTTACTTCTGTTGAAGAGGCCGTTGAAGCTCAAAAGAAAAAGTCAGCACTCAATCGTTTCTATTGGAGTCTATTGCAGCAAAATAAAAACTCAAGTTCATCTAGAGTTGGGTATGAAGAACCTAACAAAAGAGATGTTGGAGAAAAAGTTATG GTGTCTAAGCATCCTTCTGAATTGGAGGTTGTTCTTGGTGTTATCAAGAACTTCTGTAAGACACAACTAGGAAAAGAAAGTATAGCAGCAGCCAACAAGCAGCTGCACCTTCTGGAG TACATGCGAAAGGAGTATGGACATGCAAGGTCCTTAGCCATTGCGCAAGCTCAAGTTTTGAATGCTCATGATGAAATTAAGATGGCAACCACGAGATTGTGCTTAAGGGATGATGATGACAGCTCAGCTTATGCTATCAGTGAGCATGAGCTACCTGCAGCTAGTGTCCAGTATTCTAGCGACAAGTTCATGTCCTTGGCTATGTTAGCGCGTGTAAAAGGAAAACTTCGTTATTTGAAG GGTTTGGTGCAATCTAAACAGAACATACCATTAGATAGTTCCAGTAATCTAGCATTAACTCAACAACCAGCTACCATGTCAACATCTATGGAACAAAAAAGTGAGAACACATCGAAAGCTGATGAGGAATCATGCCCTGTTTGCCAAGAAAAACTAAGCAATCAAAAGATGGTTTTTCAATGTGGACACATTACATGCTGTAAAT GTTTGTTTGCAATGACTGAAAAGACGCTGCATGGTAGTAAAATTCAAACTAAATGGGTGATGTGCCCCACCTGCCGCCAACACACAGATTTTGGGAATATTGCTTATGCAGATGATAGTAAAAATGAAACACTTGATCCTTCAACTTTGCACGAAACTTCTAGGGAGCATGAATTGTCCATTACAGTTCAAGGTTCCTATGGAACGAAG GTTGAAGCGGTTGTAAGACGAATCTTGTGGATCAAGTATACAGATTCGAAAGCGAAAGTTCTAGTTTTCTCTAGTTGGAATGATGTTCTTGATGTTTTACAATATGCCTTTGCTGCCAACAGCATTACCTTTATCAGGATGAAAGGAGGCAG ACAATCTCATACAGCTATTAGTGAATTTAGAGGACAGAAGATCAAtgcaaaagaaaatcaaaagaaacgGCCATCGGGAAAGGTGCCAGAATTAAGATCTGCGCAGGTTCTATTGCTCTTGATTCAGCATGGAGCTAATGGCCTAAACCTTCTCGAAGCTCAACATGTTGTCCTTGTGGAACCACTGCTCAATCCAGCTGCAGAAGCGCAAGCAATTAGCAGGGTACACCGAATTGGACAGAAAAATAAAACGTTCGTGCACCGATTCATA GTTAAAGACACCGTGGAAGAGAGCATATACAAGCTAAACAGAAGCAGAGAGAGCTCTTCCTTCATCACTGGAAATACAAAGAATCAAGATCAGCCCCTTTTGACGCTTAAAGAAGTCGAGTCTCTGTTTGCATCCAAAGCATCACCATTAAGGGAAAATGATGAGAAGGGAAGTGAAACGCTAAGGCATTTGGCTCCTTCTATGGCTGCTACTATAGCAGCTGAGAGGAGACTCAAAGTGCATACCACATAG
- the LOC120075517 gene encoding E3 ubiquitin-protein ligase SHPRH isoform X5: MGRRKQRQPHRSGGIRFEDRGDPKTQIDINGAVESSDIKVAEVNEPIFVEVDRTGWNSNEHHDISEVFLMDFGHWPVLSSNDILLELIERDMEEDMKACSVVLSGSLRLRVEILSSAFAACESIFDNGRQLWKKSMMNTIAWLRPEVVLSEVKYGVVKSTNMDTSLHHGTGDDTSNSRKHVNFDTVAFYDAIKPSKDEPMLDEDIPNLLPKLRQYQRRAAYWMVQREKGFSGNLGVGENVQLISPLCMALKCVDTCSRVFYNPFSGNLTLNAEQTLPHVYGGILADEMGLGKTIELLACILSHQMSVFEGGKGFHDELQQPVEDQRTEFKRLKRERVECLCGAVSENHRYKGLWVQCDICDAWQHADCVGYSPKGRILKPIDTEGGNCRKEKRNNRNTLNVIVRAEEHVCTPCLELMQATDSPMATGATLIVCPAPILFQWQAEILRHTHPGSIKLLVYEGVRDTSLLSTLSVQINDLINSDIVLTSYDVLKEDLSHDSDRHEGDRRFMRFQKRYPVIPTPLTRIFWWRICLDEGQMVESNATAATEMASRLYASHRWCITGTPIQRKLEDLYGLLRFVKASPFNVHRWWVEVIRDPYERRDPGAMEFTHKFFKQIMWRSLKIHVTDELQLPPQEEQVTWLTFSPIEEHFYQRQHETCVSYAREVIQGLKDDFVKKKVPDCISSDIPSDLLINHADAGKLLSTLLKLRQACCHPQVGSSGLRSLQQSPMTMEEILMVLVSKTKIEGEEALRRSVVALNALAGIAIIEKKFSEAFSLYKEALELAEENNEDFRLDPLLSIHIHHNLAEILPLAVDQSQSRLKDQFCPRTSEVKAARMDDSEKYDNHVHVMKKQKVSETLYAPCSEDNTGKMIDRPLELTRKDTNTKKEENCEPHLSSSYFDDISIRKACEAMRQKYLAVFSSKLSVAQQEFTKSYMQVGSELKDRGNLNHVWWLEAVHHAEQNKDFSHELIRKVEEAVSGNLNNSKSRVGSRFRSINALKYHVQSGLDLLEASRKVVLDRLLEIDQTMENPKEEDIERVRYCRNCQADSNGPPCVLCELDDLFQEYEARLFRLNKVQGGMVTSVEEAVEAQKKKSALNRFYWSLLQQNKNSSSSRVGYEEPNKRDVGEKVMVSKHPSELEVVLGVIKNFCKTQLGKESIAAANKQLHLLEYMRKEYGHARSLAIAQAQVLNAHDEIKMATTRLCLRDDDDSSAYAISEHELPAASVQYSSDKFMSLAMLARVKGKLRYLKGLVQSKQNIPLDSSSNLALTQQPATMSTSMEQKSENTSKADEESCPVCQEKLSNQKMVFQCGHITCCKCLFAMTEKTLHGSKIQTKWVMCPTCRQHTDFGNIAYADDSKNETLDPSTLHETSREHELSITVQGSYGTKVEAVVRRILWIKYTDSKAKVLVFSSWNDVLDVLQYAFAANSITFIRMKGGRQSHTAISEFRGQKINAKENQKKRPSGKVPELRSAQVLLLLIQHGANGLNLLEAQHVVLVEPLLNPAAEAQAISRVHRIGQKNKTFVHRFIVKDTVEESIYKLNRSRESSSFITGNTKNQDQPLLTLKEVESLFASKASPLRENDEKGSETLRHLAPSMAATIAAERRLKVHTT, encoded by the exons ATGGGTAGAAGGAAGCAGAGGCAACCTCATCGCTCTGGTGGAATAAGATTTGAAGATCGGGGGGATCCCAAGACACAGATTGATATTAATGGGGCTGTGGAATCGTCAGACATCAAAGTTGCTGAGGTTAACGAGCCCATTTTTGTTGAAGTTGATCGAACTGGATGGAATTCCAATGAGCACCATGATATTTCTGAAGTTTTTCTAATGGAT TTTGGGCATTGGCCAGTTTTATCTTCAAATGATATATTATTGGAACTCATTGAGAGAGACATGGAGGAAGATATGAAAGCTTGCTCGGTGGTGTTATCAG GATCTCTCAGGTTGAGGGTGGAAATACTATCGAGTGCTTTTGCCGCTTGTGAGTCAATATTTGATAATGGCAGGCAGTTGTGGAAAAAGAGTATGATGAATACCATTGCTTGGTTGCGCCCTGAAGTAGTATTATCTGAGGTCAAGTATGGAGTTGTTAAATCCACTAATATGGACACTAGTTTGCATCATGGGACAGGGGATGACACGTCCAACTCTAGGAAACATGTAAATTTTGATACTGTTGCCTTTTATGATGCCATTAAGCCATCCAA AGATGAACCCATGCTTGATGAAGACATACCCAATTTGCTTCCGAAACTAAGACAATATCAGCGTCGTGCAGCCTACTGGATGGTACAGCGGGAGAAAGGATTTTCTGGAAATTTAGGTGTGGGGGAAAATGTCCAACTTATTTCTCCCCTGTGTATGGCCCTGAAATGTGTTGACACTTGTTCAAGAGTGTTCTACAATCCTTTCAG TGGAAATCTTACTTTGAATGCAGAGCAAACTTTGCCGCATGTTTATGGGGGCATTCTAGCTG ATGAGATGGGTCTAGGAAAAACAATTGAACTACTGGCATGCATACTTTCTCATCAAATGTCAGTGTTTGAAGGTGGAAAAGGTTTTCATGATGAATTGCAACAGCCTGTTGAAGATCAGAGAACCGAatttaaaagattgaaaaggGAGCGTGTTGAGTGTCTGTGTGGAGCTGTTAGTGAAAATCACAGATACAAAGGGTTATGGGTGCAATGTGATATTTGTGATGCATGGCAACATGCTGACTGCGTTGGTTATTCACCTAAAGGAAGAATTCTCAAACCCATTGACACCGAGGGTGGGAACTgtagaaaggaaaagagaaataatAGGAATACATTGAATGTAATTGTGAGAGCTGAGGAACATGTTTGTACGCCTTGCTTAGAGCTGATGCAGGCTACCGATTCCCCAATGGCTACAGGTGCAACTCTAATTGTCTGTCCTGCTCCCATATTATTCCAGTGGCAAGCTGAGATTTTACG TCATACTCATCCAGGTTCAATAAAACTACTTGTCTACGAAGGAGTGAGGGATACTTCTCTTTTAAGCACATTGTCTGTGCAGATTAATGATCTCATCAATTCTGATATAGTCTTAACATCCTATGATGTGCTTAAAGAAGACCTATCGCATGATTCTGATCGGCACGAAGGTGATCGTCGCTTCATGAGATTCCAGAAGAG GTACCCTGTTATCCCTACTCCTCTCACTAGGATCTTTTGGTGGAGGATTTGTTTGGATGAGGGACAAATGGTAGAGAGCAATGCTACTGCTGCTACTGAAATGGCTTCACGACTTTATGCTAGTCACCGGTGGTGCATCACAGGGACTCCCATACAAAGGAAACTTGAAGATTTATATGGACTATTGCGATTTGTCAAAGCAAGTCCATTTAATGTTCATAGATGGTGGGTTGAAGTTATAAGAGATCCATATGAG AGGAGGGATCCTGGTGCTATGGAATTCACACACAAATTCTTTAAGCAAATCATGTGGCGTTCTTTGAAAATACATGTTACAGATGAATTGCAGCTACCTCCCCAGGAGGAACAAGTCACTTGGCTAACGTTTTCACCAATTGAAGAGCATTTTTACCAGAGGCAGCATGAAACTTGTGTGAGTTATGCCCGTGAAGTTATTCAAGGTTTGAAAGATGATTTTGTCAAAAAGAAAGTCCCAG ATTGCATCTCTTCTGATATTCCATCTGATCTTCTTATCAACCATGCGGATGCTGGAAAACTGCTGAGCACACTTTTGAAGCTTCGCCAAGCTTGCTGTCACCCACAAGTAGGAAGTTCGGGACTGCGGTCATTGCAACAATCCCCAATGACAATGGAGGAAATATTGATG GTCCTTGTTAGTAAGACCAAGATAGAAGGAGAGGAAGCTCTGAGGAGATCAGTTGTTGCTTTAAATGCACTTGCTGGAATAGCTATTATTGAGAAGAAATTTTCTGAAGCCTTCTCGCTATATAAAGAAGCTCTAGAATTGGCAGAGGAGAACAATGAAGATTTTCGCTTAGATCCTCTATTGAGCATTCACATCCATCACAATCTTGCTGAGATACTTCCATTAGCTGTGGACCAGTCACAATCTCGTTTAAAAGATCAATTTTGTCCAAGGACTAGCGAAGTGAAGGCAGCCAGGATGGATGACTCTGAAAAGTATGATAATCATGTTCATGTCATGAAGAAACAAAAAGTTAGTGAGACCCTGTATGCTCCTTGTAGTGAAGATAATACAGGGAAGATGATAGACCGTCCTCTTGAGCTGACAAGAAAAGATACAAACaccaaaaaggaagaaaattgtgAGCCTCATCTGTCAAGTAGTTACTTCGATGATATCTCTATAAGAAAAGCATGTGAGGCTATGAGGCAGAAATATCTAGCTGTCTTTTCCTCAAAGCTCTCTGTTGCCCAGCAAGAGTTCACAAAGTCCTATATGCAG GTTGGAAGTGAACTCAAAGACAGGGGAAATCTTAACCACGTTTGGTGGTTGGAAGCAGTTCACCATGCTGAACAGAATAAGGACTTCTCTCACGAGTTGATAAGAAAGGTTGAAGAGGCTGTATCTGGAAACCTTAACAACTCAAAATCTAGAGTTGGATCGCG TTTCCGCAGCATTAATGCTTTGAAGTATCATGTCCAGAGTGGTTTGGACCTTTTGGAAGCTTCTAGGAAAGTTGTGCTTGATCGACTTTTAGAAATTGATCAGACCATGGAAAATCCAAAAGAAGAAGATATTGAACGTGTTAGGTACTGTCGAAATTGTCAAGCAGACAGTAACGGACCACCTTGTGTTCTTTGTGAACTAGATGATCTATTTCAG GAATATGAGGCTAGGCTTTTCCGCCTTAATAAAGTACAAGGAGGAATGGTTACTTCTGTTGAAGAGGCCGTTGAAGCTCAAAAGAAAAAGTCAGCACTCAATCGTTTCTATTGGAGTCTATTGCAGCAAAATAAAAACTCAAGTTCATCTAGAGTTGGGTATGAAGAACCTAACAAAAGAGATGTTGGAGAAAAAGTTATG GTGTCTAAGCATCCTTCTGAATTGGAGGTTGTTCTTGGTGTTATCAAGAACTTCTGTAAGACACAACTAGGAAAAGAAAGTATAGCAGCAGCCAACAAGCAGCTGCACCTTCTGGAG TACATGCGAAAGGAGTATGGACATGCAAGGTCCTTAGCCATTGCGCAAGCTCAAGTTTTGAATGCTCATGATGAAATTAAGATGGCAACCACGAGATTGTGCTTAAGGGATGATGATGACAGCTCAGCTTATGCTATCAGTGAGCATGAGCTACCTGCAGCTAGTGTCCAGTATTCTAGCGACAAGTTCATGTCCTTGGCTATGTTAGCGCGTGTAAAAGGAAAACTTCGTTATTTGAAG GGTTTGGTGCAATCTAAACAGAACATACCATTAGATAGTTCCAGTAATCTAGCATTAACTCAACAACCAGCTACCATGTCAACATCTATGGAACAAAAAAGTGAGAACACATCGAAAGCTGATGAGGAATCATGCCCTGTTTGCCAAGAAAAACTAAGCAATCAAAAGATGGTTTTTCAATGTGGACACATTACATGCTGTAAAT GTTTGTTTGCAATGACTGAAAAGACGCTGCATGGTAGTAAAATTCAAACTAAATGGGTGATGTGCCCCACCTGCCGCCAACACACAGATTTTGGGAATATTGCTTATGCAGATGATAGTAAAAATGAAACACTTGATCCTTCAACTTTGCACGAAACTTCTAGGGAGCATGAATTGTCCATTACAGTTCAAGGTTCCTATGGAACGAAG GTTGAAGCGGTTGTAAGACGAATCTTGTGGATCAAGTATACAGATTCGAAAGCGAAAGTTCTAGTTTTCTCTAGTTGGAATGATGTTCTTGATGTTTTACAATATGCCTTTGCTGCCAACAGCATTACCTTTATCAGGATGAAAGGAGGCAG ACAATCTCATACAGCTATTAGTGAATTTAGAGGACAGAAGATCAAtgcaaaagaaaatcaaaagaaacgGCCATCGGGAAAGGTGCCAGAATTAAGATCTGCGCAGGTTCTATTGCTCTTGATTCAGCATGGAGCTAATGGCCTAAACCTTCTCGAAGCTCAACATGTTGTCCTTGTGGAACCACTGCTCAATCCAGCTGCAGAAGCGCAAGCAATTAGCAGGGTACACCGAATTGGACAGAAAAATAAAACGTTCGTGCACCGATTCATA GTTAAAGACACCGTGGAAGAGAGCATATACAAGCTAAACAGAAGCAGAGAGAGCTCTTCCTTCATCACTGGAAATACAAAGAATCAAGATCAGCCCCTTTTGACGCTTAAAGAAGTCGAGTCTCTGTTTGCATCCAAAGCATCACCATTAAGGGAAAATGATGAGAAGGGAAGTGAAACGCTAAGGCATTTGGCTCCTTCTATGGCTGCTACTATAGCAGCTGAGAGGAGACTCAAAGTGCATACCACATAG